TCCAGTCAAACGCAGGATCACGAAAGCACTTCGATCCTGGGACGAGCAGTCCTAGTCACCCTCATGTGGGGCGTTACGCTTCTCGGTTTAGAGCGCTTGTTCCTCAAGGGCCCTTGGATTTCTGAAGCACTCACCATTGGTGCAGCTGCGATTCTTCTCGCCAGTACCGTTCTTGTCCTGTTCCCGGGACGTCGAGGAGTGTCTGCCGCAAGCGGCGGTCTGGGCGCCACGCTGGTTTGGCTCCTGTGGCAACAGGGGCAGGCCGAGAAGGCGGCAATCCACCTCTGGCTGAGTCACCCCTCAACAATGATCGACGAAGTAGCGGTCACTACTTCGCAAGAGATCGCCCCCTTTGCGCCATACGGCGCGTTTGAGGATGTTCTAGTTCTTGCGGCGTTGTTAGTTTCTGTGCTCTGCATGGTTCTGTTGATTGTTGGGAACAGCCCGATGGCCACCGTATTGGTTCTATCGCTGCTAATGCTGGTCCCCACCATGATCACAGGTGTCCGGATTCCCGGCGGGCTACTACTCGGCGCGGGGATCATCCTCGCTCTAGTTGTCTGGATCCAGGCTCCGCGTCGCACGGGCATCGCACTGCTTGCAGTCGGTGCATCTGTTGTTATGGCGGGAGGATTGGTCGCTGCCGCACCGGCGGCTCGGGACAAGATGTGGAATCAGGCATTTTTGCCATCACCTGTCTCTGCTGACGTTCCGGACGTGACGGTAACACTCGCTCGCGATCTCCGCGCTCGTAGCACCACTCCGGCCTTCAATTACACCGGGAGTGTCCCGGGAAGCTACCGCTTCACGCTGACGACTCTGGCCGACTTCACAGATGGTCGTTGGTTGCCGGACGAGGAGATGCCGCAGACCCGATCCCCCGTCTACCACTGGCGACAGGCAGACACGGTAAGTCCCGAGCCAATCCCGTATGACTTCCCTCAAGATGAAACACAAGAAGTCACCATCACGATCCGAGGCTTACTCAGCGACTGGCTTCCTCTGCCTCAGTCTGCGCTCAGAGTTACCGCTGGTGAAGAAGACACTTCTTTTGAGGTATCCCGCTGGTTGTGGACGGTGAACGCGCCAACGGCCATTAGCCCCGGCGGACGAACTCAAACCGGAGATCGCTACTCCGCTACTTCAATGCCGCTTTTGTACGACAATCTCGCCAACCTTTCAGCGACGGAATCCGCGCCATACTCTTCGATACTCGAGGCCCCCGAAGAGGTCCAGCGCTACCTCGATCTTCCTGGAGAAGTCCCCGCGGTAATCGCTGAGACAGCATGGGAAGCGGCGGGAGACCGAGGTGACAGAATCACCACGGCGTTTGCGCTTCAGGAGTGGTTCCGCAGCGGTGAGTTCACGTACAACGAGTCAGCGCCCTACGATCCGGGCGCTGATCCCGACGACCCCTATTCGGTCATCACCGCTCTCCTTGACCAGCGAAGCGGTTTCTGTGTCCACTACGCCTCGGCCTTCGCGGTGATGGCTAGGGAACTTGGACTCCCGACCCGTTTGGCCGTGGGCTATGCCAGTCAGTTCGACGGCAGTTCTCCCGCAACCGTCAGCAATGGGGATTTGCACGCGTGGCCGGAAGTGTACGTCGATAACCTCGGGTGGGTCGCATTTGAGCCGACGCCCGGCGGGGCCGGACTCCGCGCCGACACCGGGGAGGAAGTCGTGCCCGAACAGTCTGAGCCTGCCCAAGAGCAATCCCTGGCTCAGGAACCAGATACTCCGGAGCCCACCCCTCAGGCAAACATTGTCGAAGACGAAACGAACGCGGACAATGGTGCCTCAGAATTATCCTCCGCCTGGTGGTTTCTTTCTCTCGTTCTCTTGTTGGCCGTGCCTGCCGGACTGCGAACTGGTCGCACCGCCTGGCGCAAGAACAAGATCGTAAATGGACTCCGGTCGGCCCAGCCCGCCTGGGATGAATTCGTCGATACAGCGGCCGATCTCGGGTTTCTTGACGGATCTGATTCGGGCGCGCTAAAGCCCAGAGCAAAGACCGCAGAGGCGCTCATCGAGAACCTGGAAGACAGAGGCGTTCTCAATTTCGAGTCTGCCGCCGCGGCAAGACGGATTCGGGGCGCCATGGAACTTGAGAAGTACGCCAAATCCTCACAATCAACGGCCAGAACCGACCTGGTTCAAGCCCTCAACGTATCGATTGCGGGGATGAAGAGTTCCGCTAGTCGGGCCGCTCGGATTCGCGCGATCCTCGTCCCTCGTTCCCTAGCCCGACAATGGCAGCGCGGTTAATCAGCTTCCTCCAGAATTCCGTTCGTGATCGAGGTCGGGTTGCCGAACCTGTGCGTGGTGATAGAAACCGCCTGCTCGTGCAAGAACGGTAGTGCCTCGACCCGTCCTGCAGTCGTTGCGGGACCATCCCAGACCGCCACCGCGATCGAGCCACCGAGATCCTTCTGGATATCACCGCGCGTCACACCGAGAGCACGTACCCGCACCTCATCGCTAACCTCGTCCCCATTCAGCATCTCGATAAAATCACCACGATCCTGAATCATGGGACTGAAGCCGTATTTGGTCGCCCAGTCATCAATGGTCCAGGGCAACGGTTTGTCAGTCGAAAGCTCGACCACTGCCGAAGTCGTCGCGAGCGGATCAAACTGGCCGGGAGCGACGCGAACCAGGGAAGAGCCACCAGCCGGACTCTCGATAAACTCTCCGGTTGCCACAGCCGCAGCAGCAATCTTGAGGACGTCAACTAGCGACCAATCACCTTCCGCCCGAATAATCGCATCGGTCGGAATGTATCGAAGCACGTTCCGCTCAGCGGCCAGCGCACTCGGGTCATTCATTCGGTCGAACTCCGAGGTAGCGGCGTGCTCTGCGTTGTAGGCGGCGCGCTCCAACACCTCCCATTCGTCATCGTCCAAGACAGTCGAAGCTGCCTCAAGCAAGTCAACCAGTTGCGGCTTACGAACATGCAGGCTCTTGTCAGCAGCTCTCTCCCCGTACGAGATAGCCTCTTGAGCAACCTCCTCGTACTCCGTGGACTCAACCTGTGGTTTGAGGGCACCGAACGAGAAGAGGTAATTCGGCCCGCCGGCCTTCTCGGTCGCTCCAACTGACGAAAGCTTCCATCCGCCGAAAGGCTGACGACGAACGATTGCGCCAGTGATTCCACGGTTCACGTAAACATTACCGGCCTGAACTCGGTCAAGCCAGAACTTGATCTCATCTGAGTTCAGCGAGTACAGCCCTGCAGTCAGGCCGTAGTCCGTCGCGTTCTGAATCTCAACGGCCTCAGCGAGCGTCTTAGCTCGGATAACACCCAGAATCGGGCCGAAGTACTCGACCGTATGAAACTCACTATTCGGTTTTACTCCGGCACGAACACCCGGGGTCCACAAACGATTGCTGCCGTCCTTCTGTTGGGGCTTAATTGCCCAATGCTGTCCGGCCTCAAGTTTGGTCAAGCCTCGAAGTAACTTCTCTCCCGGTTCCTCAGACAACGGACCCATCTCGGAGGCGAGATTAGTGGGCCAGTCAACCTCCAGCGAACTAACCGCGTCAAGCAGTTGGTTGTAGAAACGCTTGGAAGTCCCGACCGAACCGACCAGAATGACGAGGGAAGCAGCTGAGCACTTCTGTCCCGCGTGACTAAATGCGGAATTAACCAGGTCTTTCACAGCGAGATCAAGATCGGCGGAAGGCGTCACAATCATTGCGTTCTTCCCCGAAGTCTCGCCGATCAATCCGAGTTCTGGGCGCCATGATAGGAACTTCTGTGCCGTCTCGGATGAGCCAGTGAGCACGACCCGGTCGACTAGGTCATTGTCGATCAGTGCGCGTCCGACCTCGCGATCGGCCGGAATCACCAGTGGAGCAAGTGACTTTGGTACTCCAGCCTTCCAGAGAATCTCCGCCAGCATGGCCCCGCACCGCTTGGCGGAGGACGCTGGCTTCAGGATCGCGGCACTGCCAGCAGCAAGCGCCGCGGCCATTCCGCCGAATGGGATTGCCAGAGGAAAGTTCCATGGCGGCACCACAACGGTTAGCTTCACTGGCTCGAACTCGGCCCCGTGAACCTTTTCGAGTAGCAGTGACTGCTCTGCATAAAAGTGCGCGAAGTCAATGGCTTCCGACACCTCAACGTCCGCTTGACCAATTGTCTTGCCGAGCTCAGATGCTGCCACTTCGATGAGTTCACCGCGATGAAGGGCAAGCTCCACGCCGACCTTGTGAAGAATGTCGGCCCTCTCCTTCGCGGGTTTTGCCGCCCATTTCTTCTGCGCCTTGAGTGCGGCCTCAATAGTTCGATTTAGCCCGGCCGGAGTCTTTACGATCCGTTGCTCCACGGTCTTCAACCCTAGTTCTGACTTCGGGACCTTAGAGAGAATCTCTTCCGCCCAGTCGCGGTTTGCAACCAATGCCGGATCGGTATCCGACGTGTTGGAGAAGCGCCAACCGCCTCCGGGGGCGCGAAGGCCCCGTTCGATGTGTCGAGCCGTTTCCTTTTGCCTATTCTGCATCCGAGCCGGGTGGCAACGTTTATCTCCCTCGCCCACCGCCATCTTTAGCGATTGCTCAAAGCGGTCTTCCTCTTTGGCGAAGGTTTGTGGATCTGTTCCGATCTCGAAGACTGAGGACATGTAGTTCTGTTCAGCTGCGTTTTCTTCAAGACGGCGAACCAGATAGGCGATCGCGACATCAAACTCCCGGGGATGAACAACGGGAACGTAGAGCAGAACGTCTCCCACCTCATCCCGGATTGCCTGTGCCTGTCCGTCGGCCATCCCAACCAGCATCTCGAAGTCGATCGCATCGGTAACCCCCCGAAGCTGGGCGAGCTCCCACGCCAACGCCAAGCTGAACAGGTTGTGACCGGCAACGCCAAGGTGAACGTTCTCCACCCGTTCGGGGGTGAAAGCCCAGTCGAGCACTCGGAGATAGTTCGCGTCGGTCGCCTTTTTGGACTCCCAAGTCGCTAGCGGCCAGCCGTGGATTTCGGACTCGACAGTCTCCATCGCAAGGTTGGCGCCCTTAACAAGACGGACCTTGATTGGCGCTCCGCCTCGAGCACGCCTGGCGCCAGCCCACTCCTGAACTCGCTTCATCGCCGGGAGGGCGTCTGGAAGGTAAGCCTGGATCACGATGCCGGCCTCAAGATCCAACAGCTCCTCGCGGTCCATGATCTTCTCGAACACATCGAGGGTGAGGTCCAGATCCTTGTACTCCTCCATATCCAGGTTGATGAACTTTGGAGTGGGTGACGTGGCGGCATACTGGAACAGTGGAAGTAGCATCTCAGATGCTTTATCTACGGCCTGTTGATGACCCCACTCTGAGTGCGGGCCAACTACCGAAGACACTTTGAGCGAGACATAGTCAACGTCGTCGCGCTTTAGCAAATCAAAGGTCTTGCTGAGACGGGAAGCGGCCTCTCTGTTACCCAGCACAGCTTCACCCAGCAGATTCAGGTTGAGGCGAGATCCGTTCTCTTTAAGTTTCTTGATCGCGGCGCCCAGTTTCTCCGGTCTGGCATCCAAAACCAAGTCCTTGACCAATGCCTGAAATATCCTGCGGGCGGCGATAACCACCGCTTCGGGAGCCAGCTTCGCGGTTACGCCACCAGCCTTTGCGGGAAACCTCAGCCATGTGGGGAGGAACTCCGGTGATTCCTGCATTAGTCGGGATAGGTTTGCGGCCGCAACCTTCACATCCTCCGGGCGGACCACTCCGTCAACAAACTCAACGGTGAACGGGAGCCCGCTGGGGTCATCTAGTACATCGGCCAGCAGTCGTGCTGCTTGCGCCGCTGGAAAGCGGGTTGAAAGCTCCGTCCAACGCCGCGCAGTTTCGGTCGCACGGTCGCCAGCTATCTTGAGATCGTCTGTGTCCTTCTTAGCAGTGGCCACTCTTCCTTCTCCCAATCTCTCTTGTTCACTTGTCGTCTCGAGGTTCGCCTCTACCTGCCGCACGTCTCGGGGCTAAGGGCTAGCACTCAGCTCTTGCCCTTAGCGCGAACCTGACTAATTTCGTAAAGCGCAATCCCGGTGGCGACCGAGGCGTTCAGTGACTCAACCTCGCCGGTCATAGGGATCGAAACGATGACATCGCACGTCTGGCGAACCAAACGTGAAAGCCCTGAACCTTCAGCTCCGGTGACTAGAACCAGCGGCTCAGTTGCCAGTTCCAATCCTCTGACCGAGAAATCGGCGTTGCCATCGAGACCGACAATGAAGAATCCGGCCTCCTTGCACTTCTCAAGCGCCCTCACGAGGTTATTTACTTGCGACGCGGCCATTCTTGCTGCAGCTCCCGCAGACACCTTCCACGCCGTAACCCCGATCCCGGCGGCTCGCCTCTCGGGGAGGATGAGGCCGTCGGCTCCGAACGCCGCTCCAGAACGAATAACCGCACCAAGGTTGTGAGGGTCGGTCACGTGGTCGAGGGCCACCAGCATGCCAGGCTCAGCCTTCTGCAGAGCGTCAACGATTAGTTCATCGAGATCGAGATATTGGTAGCCCAAGACCTCGACTGCTATCCCCTGGTGTGCGGCACCATCACTGGCCCGGTCCAGATCGCGCTTAGTGACCTCGACAAACGGAGCGCCCGTGTTCGCCAGCGCCTCATACACCTCTTGCATCTTGCCCTGAGCAGGATCCGCAGCGATAAAGATCCGCTTAACCTCTATCCCTGTCCTCGCCGCTTCCAGGACCGAGTTACGCCCGACGATTATTTCGTTGCCCTCTGTTGCGCGAACCGGAGTTCTCGTCTGTGCCTTGACTCTTGCGGCATCCTGCTTGGCCTTTTGCTCACGCTCCTGTTTTCTGGCGTGAGCCGGATGCCAAGTTCTGTCCTCAGCCTTAGGTGTCGGGCCCTTCCCTGCGAGGGCCTTGCGGTGACGTCCCCCGGACCCAACCTTCGGGCCCGCGTTGGACTGAGACTTCTTTGACGTCGCACCTCGACGCGCTTGGTTACCCTTCATCAGTCCTCTTCCTGATCCCTAGTGCTTCGGCTCGGGTTTGGCGCAGTTGCCCGTATGCCCGCGAGACTCCACTCAAATAGGTCGCCCAGCCTTCCTGACCCCACGTGGCTCCCTCGGGCTGATCTTTGATTGCGATGCCCAACTTTGCGAGTGCATCGCGGATGCTGTCCGACTGCTCCCAGTCCTTTTGCTCGCGTGCACGCTGACGCATCCGGAGGACCTCGTCAATCAGCGCTGCTGCTACCCCGGCCGTCTGGTCACCGAGAGTTGACGCATCCGACGTGTTATCTGCCCAGTCGGAGGAACCCGGGTCAACCCCGAGGACATCCATCATTGAGCGTACGAGAAGCAATTCTTCACGGATTGCTTCTTCCTCGTCATTGGCTAGAGCTTTTCGACCAAGCTTCACATGCTCGTGAATGACCGCGAGCGCAGCAGAAACGTTGAGATCGTCATTCATCGCCTCAGTAAACTCTTCAGGAAGTTGTGTGGGGTCGAGGAAGATGGACTCGGGCTCTCCGACAATCCCCGTCGCCTCGCTAACGAATCCCGCAATCTTGTCCCAGTTGGCCTGAGCCATCTCCAGTGTCCGCGGCCCCCACTCAATAGTTGAACGGTGGTGGACCGACGACAATGCCAGGCGAATGACCGGGGGCGCAGCCTGCTGCAGCAGCGAGTCAAGAGCCAGCGTGTTGCCAACTGATTTGGACATTTTCTCGCCCTGAGTTGTCACCCATGCGTTGTGGACCCAAAGATTCGCGAAGTCCCAGCCCGCCCCGTGTGACTGGGCTTGTTCATTCTCGTGATGGGGAAAACGAAGATCGATGCCGCCTCCGTGAATATCGAACGATTCGCCGAGATAACGTTTAGACATCGCTGAGCATTCCAAGTGCCAGGCCGGGCGTCCAGGTCCCCAGGGTGACGGCCACGAAGCGGTCTCAGGTTCGCTGTCCTTGCGAGCCTTCCACAGTGCGAAGTCGTGGGGGCTGCGCTTGCCGGGGGTTGACTCCTCGTCATCATTAAGAAGGTCCGCGGGATTCTGGTGGGTGAGAGAACCATAGTCAGGCTGAGAGGACACGTCGAAGTAGACGCTACCCGCCCCGTCCTCGTACGCGTGGCCGCGTTCGATAAGCCGTTGTACCAGTTCGATCTGGTCGGTAATGTGCCCGGTCGCGCGCGGCTCGATGGTTGGAGGAATCATTCCGAGCGTTGCGTAGGCACTCTGGAATTCGCGCTCATACCTCTGCGCAACCGCCCACCAGGGTTCACGGCTGTCGGCCGCCCTGTTCAGTATCTTGTCGTCGATGTCAGTGACGTTGCGGACATAGGTTATATCCAGGCCGCTGCGCAACAGCCAACGAATCAGTATGTCGAAGCTGGCGGCGGCCCGGAGGTGACCAATGTGGGGGCTACCCTGAACCGTTGGACCACACAGGTAAATGGACGCCTTGCCTTCTTGCAGTGGTTCGAACGGAACCAGTGCAGCCGACTTGGTGTCATATAGGCGTAGATCCATGGCTCCATGGTACTTGTCGATGAGATTGAACTTCACCCCGAAAGAACCCAGATCTCCTCGTCTGCGTGACAATATATTTCTCATCCGCGCACTCTCAGCATTCGCCCGCCAAAACCCCTTCCGGTTGCCAATCAGATAGGGGAGCAACACGCCGCGAAAACGCGGCGAAAAGTCCCCTATCTGATTGGCAACCTTGTAAGGAACGACGAATCACGCGATACCCCCATGATGATGCCCCCTATGATTCAGAGCATGAGACAGCGGATTCGAGTTGGTCAGGGTGTTGATGTGCATGCGTTCGAAGCAGAAGGCACGTACTCTGAACGTACACTGCACATCGCATGCCTTGAATGGCCGGGTGAACGTGCACTTGAGGGGCACTCGGACGCCGATGTTGTAGCCCACGCAATCTGCGACGCTTTGCTGACTGCTTCGGGTATCGGTGATTTGGGAGGCGTGTTCGGCACCTCGGACCCGAGATGGGCCGGAGCAAGTGGAGAGTCGATGCTCAGAGAAACTAAGCGTCTCCTCGATGCAAACGGATGGTTGATCGAGAACGTTGTGGTTCAGGTGATTGGCGAACGCCCTCGGATCGGTCCTCGCCGAGACGAAGCAGCGGCGGCGCTCTCTGAAGCGCTCGGAGGCGCGGAAGTAACACTGGCGGCGACTACGACGGACAAACTCGGATTCCTCGGACAAGAACAGGGCCTCGCCGCACTGGCAACCGCACTACTCACCCAATAACCAACCCAGTTATTGAGCGAACGCAACGTATCTACTGCCGTGGCACGTTGGGAACGAAAAACGCAAGAGACCTTCGAGCTACCGCGCTGTCACGGTAGCAAACACTCGGGAGGCTCCTCTTCTGATGCCACCGCGAGCTAAGCGGGCGGCAAACCCGCCCTACTCGGTCCACTAGGGTAACGCCGCCATCATTCAAGTGGATTGCTTGAACCACTGTCAGCTTGTCGGGTGATCGTGAAGTCTTATCTGCTCGTTCTGTGATTTCACCGGGATCATCAGTAGCAAACCGAGGACAAGGATGAGCACGATTCCCAGGATCCCCCAGTACGTCGGGGTCCCGCCGATAATCGCTCCGCCCAACGTGATGGCCAAGCCGTACATCAGTGGAGAAAGGAAGCTGACCGCACGGCCAGTTGTGGCATAAAGGCCGAAGACTTCACCCTCACGTCCCTCAGGCGCCAAGTTCGCTAAGAAAGTCCGGGATGCCGACTGAACCGGGCCAACAAACACCGTCAGACCCAGGCCAAATATCCAAAAAATCTTCGGGCCGTACTGCTGGAAGAAGAACACTCCAAGTCCGAGGAAGACCATCAGCACCAGTGAGATCATGATGATGGTGCGTGAGCCCCACTTGTCATCAAGGGGACCGAACGCGATAGTTGCCAATCCGGCGACGACGTTCGCCGCGATCGCAAAGATGATGACCTCACCGGGACTGAACCCGAAAACCGAAGCGGCGATGACTCCACCGAAGGTAAACACTCCGGCCAGTCCATCTCGGAATATGGCTGAGGCAACTAGGAACTTAAGAGTGTTGCGCGATTCGTTCCAAAGCAGCTTTATCGTGGCGAAGAGGTGCTTGTATGAATCGAGTAGCGTCTCGCGTGGTCCCGCCTGCTTGATTGTCTTTTTCTTCGGAGGGTTCAGAATTACCGGAAGAGAGAAGATACCGAACCAAAGAGCCGCGATCACCATTGAGACACGGACATCCATCCCGTTCGCACTAGTTATGCCGAAAAGTCCGACTTCGGGGTTGATGAAACCGAAGTAGAGGATCAATAACAGGACGATGCCACCGAGATATCCAGCACCCCAACCGATACCCGAGATCTTTCCTCGATTTTCAGAGTTCGAAATGTCGTTCAGCATTGCGTTGTAGTTGACTGAGGCAAATTCGAAGAAGATATTGCCAACGCCCAACAGTCCGATACCTAGCCATAGCGCCCCGATTGGACCGAGCGGGGACTGCGGATAGACAAAGAACATTAGTCCTAGGCAGATGAAGACCAGCAAGGAAAACCAACCGAGAACCCTCGCGCCCTTTCCACTGCGGTCAGCTCGCTGTCCGGTTATTGGCGCGAGTAGTGCGATAACCACACCCGCAGCTGCCAGACCCCACGACAGATACTGATTCGCCTGATAGCTACTGGTAAAGTTCCCGTCGCCCGTCAGGAAGATTGTGAAGACGAACGTCGTCGCTACGGCATTAAATGCCGCCGAACCCCAGTCCCACAGAGCCCAACTAGCTATCTTCGACTTGCCTACTGTCTGGCTTGAGCCAACACTCAGCGGAGTCTCCCCGCCGGGCACCAGTGCACTCTCTTCGACTGACATTTGTCCTCCGTGTTGATGGATTTGTTCAGCGCCGAACTATTCGAAGTTACCAGAGTGTTCGCGGTGGGCCATTCTTGTTCACGTTTTCTTCAACGATCTTTTTAACCCGACAAGGTCGGCAGCAACAGTTACCTTGAACGCTTTCGGGTCACCCGGGACCGTCAACACCGGAACTCCGTGCGCCTCAAGAAGTCCGGCGTCATCGGTCGCAGCGTCAGTCTCAGAAGCGCCGCGAGAGGCTTCAGCAACGTGCGCCTGATACAGGGGTTCCCATCTAAAACCTTGCGGAGTCTGCACGGTACGCAGCGTTGTTCGATCTAGGGTGCTCCGCACAATGCCCGTCGCCGGGTCAACTGCCTTGATCGTGTCGACGACCGGCATCACAGGGATCACCGCTGAAGCACCGGAATAAACTGCCTCAATGACCGAGTCGAACAACTCGGTAGGGGTCAAGCACCGTGCAGCATCATGAACCAGGACCGGAAGGTCGGCAGCGGGACCACCAAAGTCCGGTGACCGGTCAGCTTCCTCAACCGGTTCAGCGTCCGCATGCGCCGATTCGCGCGGTATAGGAGACGCTGCGTCAACCGTAGCGCCTACTGCCTGCCCCGGGCTTAGCTCCCGCGCATTGTGTCGCGCCACGTCGAAATAGAGGACGATCGCCTTGAGTGCTTCATACACCGAGCCCTGGCGACTAGTCCCACCGGGAACAACCATCCACGGAACATCGGAGCCAAGACTCCGCGAGACTACGCGCTCAAAATCCTTCTCATAGCCCGGCGTGCAGGTGACAACCACTCCTTGAACATGATCGCTCCCTGCTATCCGTTCAAGTGCCAGACCGAGAATGGTCTTGTCGTCAACCGAAACTAGAGCTTTCGGAACAGTAGCCCCGAGGCGTGAACCGCTGCCCGCCGCAGTAAGTACCACCCAGGCTTTCACGGTTGCCGCCCTAAGCGAAGACCGGCTAGTCCTCGCCCTTCTCCTCAGATCCGCTCACCATCTCGATACCTTTGTCGAGTACACCGTTGAGGAA
The sequence above is a segment of the Actinomycetaceae bacterium MB13-C1-2 genome. Coding sequences within it:
- a CDS encoding transglutaminaseTgpA domain-containing protein, which codes for MARKPHKGIANKEKPGRDHPPSSSQTQDHESTSILGRAVLVTLMWGVTLLGLERLFLKGPWISEALTIGAAAILLASTVLVLFPGRRGVSAASGGLGATLVWLLWQQGQAEKAAIHLWLSHPSTMIDEVAVTTSQEIAPFAPYGAFEDVLVLAALLVSVLCMVLLIVGNSPMATVLVLSLLMLVPTMITGVRIPGGLLLGAGIILALVVWIQAPRRTGIALLAVGASVVMAGGLVAAAPAARDKMWNQAFLPSPVSADVPDVTVTLARDLRARSTTPAFNYTGSVPGSYRFTLTTLADFTDGRWLPDEEMPQTRSPVYHWRQADTVSPEPIPYDFPQDETQEVTITIRGLLSDWLPLPQSALRVTAGEEDTSFEVSRWLWTVNAPTAISPGGRTQTGDRYSATSMPLLYDNLANLSATESAPYSSILEAPEEVQRYLDLPGEVPAVIAETAWEAAGDRGDRITTAFALQEWFRSGEFTYNESAPYDPGADPDDPYSVITALLDQRSGFCVHYASAFAVMARELGLPTRLAVGYASQFDGSSPATVSNGDLHAWPEVYVDNLGWVAFEPTPGGAGLRADTGEEVVPEQSEPAQEQSLAQEPDTPEPTPQANIVEDETNADNGASELSSAWWFLSLVLLLAVPAGLRTGRTAWRKNKIVNGLRSAQPAWDEFVDTAADLGFLDGSDSGALKPRAKTAEALIENLEDRGVLNFESAAAARRIRGAMELEKYAKSSQSTARTDLVQALNVSIAGMKSSASRAARIRAILVPRSLARQWQRG
- a CDS encoding proline dehydrogenase family protein, giving the protein MATAKKDTDDLKIAGDRATETARRWTELSTRFPAAQAARLLADVLDDPSGLPFTVEFVDGVVRPEDVKVAAANLSRLMQESPEFLPTWLRFPAKAGGVTAKLAPEAVVIAARRIFQALVKDLVLDARPEKLGAAIKKLKENGSRLNLNLLGEAVLGNREAASRLSKTFDLLKRDDVDYVSLKVSSVVGPHSEWGHQQAVDKASEMLLPLFQYAATSPTPKFINLDMEEYKDLDLTLDVFEKIMDREELLDLEAGIVIQAYLPDALPAMKRVQEWAGARRARGGAPIKVRLVKGANLAMETVESEIHGWPLATWESKKATDANYLRVLDWAFTPERVENVHLGVAGHNLFSLALAWELAQLRGVTDAIDFEMLVGMADGQAQAIRDEVGDVLLYVPVVHPREFDVAIAYLVRRLEENAAEQNYMSSVFEIGTDPQTFAKEEDRFEQSLKMAVGEGDKRCHPARMQNRQKETARHIERGLRAPGGGWRFSNTSDTDPALVANRDWAEEILSKVPKSELGLKTVEQRIVKTPAGLNRTIEAALKAQKKWAAKPAKERADILHKVGVELALHRGELIEVAASELGKTIGQADVEVSEAIDFAHFYAEQSLLLEKVHGAEFEPVKLTVVVPPWNFPLAIPFGGMAAALAAGSAAILKPASSAKRCGAMLAEILWKAGVPKSLAPLVIPADREVGRALIDNDLVDRVVLTGSSETAQKFLSWRPELGLIGETSGKNAMIVTPSADLDLAVKDLVNSAFSHAGQKCSAASLVILVGSVGTSKRFYNQLLDAVSSLEVDWPTNLASEMGPLSEEPGEKLLRGLTKLEAGQHWAIKPQQKDGSNRLWTPGVRAGVKPNSEFHTVEYFGPILGVIRAKTLAEAVEIQNATDYGLTAGLYSLNSDEIKFWLDRVQAGNVYVNRGITGAIVRRQPFGGWKLSSVGATEKAGGPNYLFSFGALKPQVESTEYEEVAQEAISYGERAADKSLHVRKPQLVDLLEAASTVLDDDEWEVLERAAYNAEHAATSEFDRMNDPSALAAERNVLRYIPTDAIIRAEGDWSLVDVLKIAAAAVATGEFIESPAGGSSLVRVAPGQFDPLATTSAVVELSTDKPLPWTIDDWATKYGFSPMIQDRGDFIEMLNGDEVSDEVRVRALGVTRGDIQKDLGGSIAVAVWDGPATTAGRVEALPFLHEQAVSITTHRFGNPTSITNGILEEAD
- a CDS encoding MFS transporter, whose product is MSVEESALVPGGETPLSVGSSQTVGKSKIASWALWDWGSAAFNAVATTFVFTIFLTGDGNFTSSYQANQYLSWGLAAAGVVIALLAPITGQRADRSGKGARVLGWFSLLVFICLGLMFFVYPQSPLGPIGALWLGIGLLGVGNIFFEFASVNYNAMLNDISNSENRGKISGIGWGAGYLGGIVLLLILYFGFINPEVGLFGITSANGMDVRVSMVIAALWFGIFSLPVILNPPKKKTIKQAGPRETLLDSYKHLFATIKLLWNESRNTLKFLVASAIFRDGLAGVFTFGGVIAASVFGFSPGEVIIFAIAANVVAGLATIAFGPLDDKWGSRTIIMISLVLMVFLGLGVFFFQQYGPKIFWIFGLGLTVFVGPVQSASRTFLANLAPEGREGEVFGLYATTGRAVSFLSPLMYGLAITLGGAIIGGTPTYWGILGIVLILVLGLLLMIPVKSQNEQIRLHDHPTS
- the ispF gene encoding 2-C-methyl-D-erythritol 2,4-cyclodiphosphate synthase; the protein is MRQRIRVGQGVDVHAFEAEGTYSERTLHIACLEWPGERALEGHSDADVVAHAICDALLTASGIGDLGGVFGTSDPRWAGASGESMLRETKRLLDANGWLIENVVVQVIGERPRIGPRRDEAAAALSEALGGAEVTLAATTTDKLGFLGQEQGLAALATALLTQ
- the cysS gene encoding cysteine--tRNA ligase gives rise to the protein MDLRLYDTKSAALVPFEPLQEGKASIYLCGPTVQGSPHIGHLRAAASFDILIRWLLRSGLDITYVRNVTDIDDKILNRAADSREPWWAVAQRYEREFQSAYATLGMIPPTIEPRATGHITDQIELVQRLIERGHAYEDGAGSVYFDVSSQPDYGSLTHQNPADLLNDDEESTPGKRSPHDFALWKARKDSEPETASWPSPWGPGRPAWHLECSAMSKRYLGESFDIHGGGIDLRFPHHENEQAQSHGAGWDFANLWVHNAWVTTQGEKMSKSVGNTLALDSLLQQAAPPVIRLALSSVHHRSTIEWGPRTLEMAQANWDKIAGFVSEATGIVGEPESIFLDPTQLPEEFTEAMNDDLNVSAALAVIHEHVKLGRKALANDEEEAIREELLLVRSMMDVLGVDPGSSDWADNTSDASTLGDQTAGVAAALIDEVLRMRQRAREQKDWEQSDSIRDALAKLGIAIKDQPEGATWGQEGWATYLSGVSRAYGQLRQTRAEALGIRKRTDEG
- the rlmB gene encoding 23S rRNA (guanosine(2251)-2'-O)-methyltransferase RlmB codes for the protein MKGNQARRGATSKKSQSNAGPKVGSGGRHRKALAGKGPTPKAEDRTWHPAHARKQEREQKAKQDAARVKAQTRTPVRATEGNEIIVGRNSVLEAARTGIEVKRIFIAADPAQGKMQEVYEALANTGAPFVEVTKRDLDRASDGAAHQGIAVEVLGYQYLDLDELIVDALQKAEPGMLVALDHVTDPHNLGAVIRSGAAFGADGLILPERRAAGIGVTAWKVSAGAAARMAASQVNNLVRALEKCKEAGFFIVGLDGNADFSVRGLELATEPLVLVTGAEGSGLSRLVRQTCDVIVSIPMTGEVESLNASVATGIALYEISQVRAKGKS